The following DNA comes from Methermicoccus shengliensis DSM 18856.
CCATTTGGCAGCACCACCTCGAGGTCAACCCTGTTGGCAGGCTGGCTCATGTCAATGTTCTTCAGGTTCATGGCAAGGTCCACGCTCTCCAGAAAGTTTCGCTTGGGAGCCTCGGACAGTGCCCTTTTCACATTCTCAACCAACTCATCATCCATACAATCCCCCCGTAGTGTCGGGCAACACCCCACGACCTCGATGGGTCTGCTACGGGCGTCGCTACCAACACAATACATCTATTTAAGGCTTGTTGTCAGAGCTCCCTGTTGTCAGAGCTCCCAGTACTGTGAGAATGTTCGACGCACCTTTTCCTTGAGATGCCTCACAGAGGGGGGCACCTTCTCATCCATCTCGGGCACAAAGTGCTCTGGAGGAGATGGGTGCTCAGAGAGCATCTGCCGCAGCACCGCCCCCACAGAGCGAGCGAGGGCATCCAGATGATATCCTCCCTCCAGCTCGAATATCACTCCTCCTCCACAGCACTGCTCCGCGATGAAAAGGCATGTGGAGACCACTGCACATATTCCCCTCTCGGTGACATCCATGCGACCAAGAGGGTCGTATCTGTGGATGTCGAAGCCAGCAGACACAATCACCACATCTGGGGCATACTGAAGGGCGATGGGAAGCACCACATCCCTGTAAACAAGCGCATACTCCACATCCCCACTTCCCGCACTCATGGGCAGGTTCACGGTAAATCCCTCCCCGTCCCCCTCCCCTATCTCCTCCATGCTGCCAGTTCCGGGAAATATATGGGGGCAGTGGGTTGAGACGTAGAGCACGCTGGATGTGTGGTAGAAAATCTCCTGTGTGCCGTTGCCATGATGCTGGTCAAAGTCGACGATGAGCACCCTCGATGCCGCACGGCAATCGAGCACGTGCTGGGCAGCGATGGCAGGACTGTTGAGCAGACAGAAGCCCATGCCCCTATTCCGTGTGGCATGATGGCCAGGGGGCCTTACGAGGGCGAACACCTTTGCGCCCTCGAGCGCCCCCACAATCCCGATGAGCACTCCTCCAGCCGCAAGCAGCGCAGCATCCAGCGAGAAAGATGAGAGGGGGGTATCTGCATCGAGAGGTATGCCCTGCTCCACGAGCCCACGTAGCCTCTCGATGTAGTCCAAGGTGTGCACGGAAAGCACGCTCTCCATCGGGACGTATGCGGGCTCCACAAGCTCGAGTCTGTCCAAGAGGCCAGAGGCACCAAGGTGCTCCATCGTGTGGGAGAGCCTCAGCGGGCTTTCGGGATGATTGCCCGTGTCGTGCAGAAGATACCTCTCATCATAAACGAGCCCACAACGCCTCATCTTCCTCTCAGTACAACAGTATGTCCCTCCCCTTCTCTTCCTGCTTGGGCTCTGACCTCGACTCAACGGGGTTGGAAGGGTGTTCCCATCCCTTTATCATGGACTTGAACTTTATGATCTCCTCCACGAGAGAGCTTATGGTGGCTGCCATCTCCTTGCTGGTGGTCTCAAGCCTCTCCAGCCTGCCCTTTAGCTTCTCCACCTCATCCCCATCATAGCCAAAGGCTGGCCCACCCCACTTCCCCTCCTTTAGAGCCTGAAGCTCGGCTCTGAG
Coding sequences within:
- a CDS encoding histone deacetylase family protein yields the protein MRRCGLVYDERYLLHDTGNHPESPLRLSHTMEHLGASGLLDRLELVEPAYVPMESVLSVHTLDYIERLRGLVEQGIPLDADTPLSSFSLDAALLAAGGVLIGIVGALEGAKVFALVRPPGHHATRNRGMGFCLLNSPAIAAQHVLDCRAASRVLIVDFDQHHGNGTQEIFYHTSSVLYVSTHCPHIFPGTGSMEEIGEGDGEGFTVNLPMSAGSGDVEYALVYRDVVLPIALQYAPDVVIVSAGFDIHRYDPLGRMDVTERGICAVVSTCLFIAEQCCGGGVIFELEGGYHLDALARSVGAVLRQMLSEHPSPPEHFVPEMDEKVPPSVRHLKEKVRRTFSQYWEL